A single Pyxicephalus adspersus chromosome 8, UCB_Pads_2.0, whole genome shotgun sequence DNA region contains:
- the LOC140337233 gene encoding interferon-induced very large GTPase 1-like has product MSSQESNDCSANTELADKLKETGLDREYWLSIIEECLGIRNITSLKYIRPEDCSVLENKVRYPWEKRAIHKLFNIPDNSVNITEVQEKRNHLLKKKNEKAHKLIAELKTFSSEGKNRHDEIVKEHEKEMWNILEVPDKYSELPDKSLLDLINNFEKQINLRDESFIKKENLIDEELIQYASGSLALEGIYKTKNIEDVFKKREPLVCIPEGFKVVGPEHCPVFEQREFTSQKEESNFHRTVEKVGLSLSSSVSAGFLGFGLKSSCNYSNDSVSDHTSKQSVQHTYVCTTRYNYIPLASCYFRKDQLRLSPSALKALREIEKLITIDSLMTIDSPILSIKCSEFFQRFGSHINLGPIHFGGIFWWKASMEGIDSSKMEEAKKMTSEALNVYVGASYAGFGGEIDSKTTNTQGSVHNSKISNLHKEVNLFVTKTGGPPEADSLPQWKAGLVTSNKTWSVIDRGFQLVPVWKIIVDNHKEEFTDHLKLASCLTDHYRLQSGLTTEMMVGENLLTAFEKANLFLQDVEFWNVSNAVKHLEDLNNFKQELSKTTGSYSAWKNICLSNTNLQAFLADIVKNYKEHSTEDTNLVKTLLKRLVDVHIYSVENFPSASLIMSWLYESDKDEPNNISISDFEELICILQNSMDEVLQDTLDINSSENDQLQAKIKATINVSISLYSLLNFFRKTKQTDTELLILCVANSSGYCIQNYNFQSLLEYKDIEFLRNQLKKTYEEYRNIRDQNTARAQAFVLYTGLTSVGESKEMTLEQKKERLHFMKKHMEGTFSPDIDKIIEQYSEHCDYYKLEENLKAYSCDELSNIELKKNEIASELKKICKNKKPSTNTDVATDYNSMDKDLLQLLTRLNLEKYYPQKMKTADFHKICQASLFQEHISEEKQVPLHFLQKLLMLDYQARYVQCEFTNEPVHVTKKIIQKENMDTTDFLEQFLDDDEEDLEEQNSTSIQCIHPMDVQMAIFHCANDFMRQYLYTKLSFCQFALPLLVTLPSTNSIQFPLWSFQNIKKKWKNSSGKPHDEFIKKTKTPIVSFMRLGPSSFSKSQLMNWVISKQRHNIFYHRHCKGSTNNAFLMNGVAEIAWYCPGGKEDDTFDDCIAFTNLHGDAREHEQQVKFLEDFSSVIVVLFTEQDIKDKKGRELLQQLLKSSKSLICLCADKEKCQPTNGSKVKIGIKNRNEADMLQNISKTIQSLLATSQERHSLDNCVTIARKYGFVVDEDKEQCRQGKAKAEILVSLLKEKELATMKEAFLPLQGDLWYKWCKKDKEVTRLKQNSNMSIEQQRSKIEYQKKAIRDQQLDRAFPLNDFMRSFLEILHSDSLGSKMYFLRWFNMYLDDLSLKELSVLYEKYHNIWSKIKEEKEKKKKNDKTIQEMESELEKLSVVIEVSTFGLEHILREIGQIYEALETFPKKDESFFTLPKFAANLMVSGYPLELMDGDAAHVPMRWIGAILDELIEILGDKKLYVLSVLGVQSTGKSTLLNAMFGLQFAVSAGRCTRGAFMQLIEVDEALRQEMNFDYVLVIDTEGLKAVELSKKTSLNHDNELATFVIGLGNLTLINIFGENPSDMQDILQIAVQAFLRMKKVKLQPSCLFVHQNVGEITAKEKNLEGRRRFQEKLDEMTMCAAQQEESDVTCFSEVIKFDVNTHIHYFSHLWEGDPPMAPPNPSYSQNVQMLRQIILNSGRNEGRHNILNISTFKTRVQDLWNALLNENFVFSFKNSLEIAAYNKVEIKYSQWTWKLREHMLTLQRKINNQIYKNEINQVDRMSLKKDFEDICNTVLKELKAFFDDEKDREILVQWKVHIQKRVSDVKEELIEEIYKKSNELIRSKENSKTINKMSENYEDEMLNESRKLALSLQGKNFTENELNEKFNKMWNSLITKVTKEKFTPEPPKIVCHLENVFLERFKNEPNIADTINSSSQWSNLIQEFSQYIKRKKKWYEFSEKLSDHDKYAIQETTELLKKRLNKYVEEKQQEKLDYQSVYFHELVNMISSEINTRLATFKFKKEFALYASLFYCQKAVCPFAKISEAFRKANDPVVHLEGKRNELLESFKISCEGKKQIASLADFLCRKLEDAIRQGVYDKSAIYLAGQLQSNHQALNGNRSKLEFCVLKSLAEKQNFNYYRVYIQDPKEAVSVFIRECADQYCKEKVNMPDILHITLDDFYNATLKAIKTSTTRVKDKQGDISEWLKVFCSSLSDVKLSSDDLKSVKYQNITDIDFLKEAMTQALETVVKKLKDSFSRCDHTHLVKMVHKNLFNQFSAWCWKQCPFCSAICTNTISGHDGLHSVKFHRPKAMNGWSWHNTDHFSIEICSSSVGSDLQFYLGDKLFAYRKYSDAGDPYNTWSITPDNSSLLYWKWVTYFFQSDFERLYKLRFTGQGSIPREWAHITKQAAIDELEKNM; this is encoded by the coding sequence ATGTCAAGCCAGGAATCGAATGATTGTTCTGCCAATACTGAGCTTGCCGATAAACTTAAAGAGACTGGTCTGGATCGTGAATACTGGCTTTCCATCATTGAAGAATGTTTGGGAATAAGAAATATTACGTCCTTAAAGTATATAAGGCCTGAAGACTGCTCAGTGCTAGAGAATAAGGTTCGATATCCCTGGGAAAAGAGGGCAATTCATAAATTGTTTAACATACCTGATAACAGTGTAAATATCACTGAAGTGCAAGAGAAGAGaaatcatttattaaagaaaaaaaatgaaaaagcacatAAGCTAATAGCAgagttaaaaacatttagttCTGAAGGAAAAAATCGACATGATGAGATTGTTAAAGAACACGAAAAAGAAATGTGGAATATCCTGGAAGTTCCTGATAAATACTCGGAACTACCTGACAAATCATTGTTGGATCTGATTAATAACTTTGAAAAGCAGATCAACCTCAGAgatgaatcatttataaaaaaggaaaacctaaTTGATGAAGAACTCATTCAATATGCTTCTGGGAGCCTTGCCCTTGAGGGaatttacaaaaccaaaaacatagaAGATGTGTTTAAGAAACGTGAACCACTTGTGTGTATTCCAGAGGGCTTTAAAGTTGTTGGACCTGAACACTGTCCTGTTTTTGAGCAAAGAGAATTTACTTCTCAGAAAGAAGAATCCAATTTTCATAGAACAGTTGAAAAAGTTGGGCTCAGTTTGAGTAGTTCTGTTAGTGCAGGTTTCCTGGGATTTGGTCTAAAAAGTAGTTGTAACTATAGCAATGATTCAGTATCTGACCACACAAGCAAGCAGTCAGTTCAGCACACTTATGTTTGCACCACCAGATATAATTACATCCCTTTAGCATCCTGCTATTTCAGAAAGGATCAGCTGAGACTTTCCCCCTCTGCACTAAAAGCATTGCGGGAGATAGAAAAGTTAATAACTATTGATTCGCTAATGACTATAGACTCACCAATCTTATCAATAAAATGTTCAGAATTTTTCCAGAGGTTTGGATCACATATTAATCTGGGTCCTATACATTTTGGTGGGATATTCTGGTGGAAGGCATCCATGGAAGGAATAGACAGCAGTAAGATGGAAGAAGCAAAAAAGATGACATCTGAAGCACTGAATGTCTATGTGGGTGCTAGTTATGCCGGATTTGGAGGAGAAATTGACAGTAAAACAACAAATACACAGGGATCTGTGCACAATTCAAAAATATCCAACCTTCACAAAGAGGTTAATTTGTTTGTTACTAAAACTGGAGGTCCACCGGAGGCTGATTCTCTCCCACAGTGGAAAGCTGGTCTGGTAACCAGTAACAAAACATGGAGTGTGATTGATCGTGGATTTCAGCTGGTACCAGTATGGAAGATTATTGTGGACAATCACAAGGAGGAATTCACAGATCATTTAAAACTTGCTTCTTGTTTGACTGATCATTACAGATTACAGTCTGGTCTGACTACCGAAATGATGGTTGGAGAAAATCTACTAACTGCTTTTGAAAAAGCAAATTTGTTCCTCCAGGATGTAGAGTTTTGGAATGTGAGTAATGCAGTAAAACACTTAGAGGacttaaataattttaaacaggaacTCTCCAAAACAACAGGAAGTTATAGTGCTTGGAAAAATATTTGTCTATCAAATACAAACCTGCAAGCATTTTTAGCAGATATTGTTAAGAATTACAAAGAACATTCTACAGAAGACACAAATCTTGTGAAAACTTTACTGAAACGTTTAGTTGATGTACACATTTATTCAGTTGAAAACTTTCCCAGTGCTTCACTAATTATGAGCTGGCTATATGAATCTGACAAGGATGAACCTAACAACATTTCTATTTCTGATTTTGAAGagcttatttgtattttacaaaattctATGGATGAAGTTCTGCAGGATACCCTCGACATTAACTCATCTGAAAATGATCAACTTCAAGCAAAGATTAAAGCTACAATAAATGTTAGTATTTCACTTTATTCTCTTCTGAACTTTTTTAGGAAAACCAAACAAACAGACACAGAATTACTGATACTCTGTGTTGCAAACAGTTCTGGGTACTGTATTCAAAACTACAATTTCCAAAGTCTTTTGGAATACAAAGACATTGAATTTCTAAGAAATCAGTTGAAAAAAACCTATGAGGAGTACAGAAATATCAGGGATCAGAACACTGCCAGGGCTCAGGCATTTGTCCTGTACACAGGTCTGACTTCTGTAGGAGAGTCCAAAGAAATGACCttggaacagaaaaaagaacGTCTACATTTTATGAAGAAACATATGGAAGGCACTTTTTCTCCTGATATTGATAAGATAATTGAACAATATTCAGAACATTGTGACTACTACAAATTAGAAGAGAACCTCAAAGCATACAGCTGTGACGAATTGTCaaacattgaattaaaaaaaaatgaaattgctagcgaattgaaaaaaatatgcaaaaacaaaaaaccatcTACTAACACTGATGTAGCAACTGATTATAACAGTATGGACAAAGACCTTTTACAACTACTAACAAGACTAAACCTTGAGAAATATTACCCACAAAAAATGAAGACAGCAGATTTTCATAAGATTTGTCAAGCATCCTTGTTTCAAGAACATATTTCTGAAGAAAAACAAGTTCCTCTCCATTTCCTACAAAAACTACTTATGTTGGACTATCAAGCAAGATATGTACAGTGTGAATTTACCAATGAACCTGTCCATGTAACCAAGAAAattattcaaaaagaaaacatggacACAACTGATTTTTTAGAACAATTTCTAGACGATGATGAGGAAGATTTGGAAGAGCAAAATTCAACCAGCATTCAATGTATTCACCCAATGGATGTCCAAATGGCAATTTTCCATTGTGCTAATGATTTTATGAGGCAATATCTTTACACAAAACTTTCATTTTGTCAGTTTGCTCTACCACTTTTGGTTACTCTTCCCAGTACAAATTCTATACAGTTTCCACTTTGGTCTtttcagaatattaaaaaaaagtggaaaaatagtAGTGGCAAACCTCATGATGAGTTTATTAAGAAAACAAAGACTCCCATTGTGTCCTTCATGCGTCTTGGCCCATCATCTTTCTCTAAATCACAACTAATGAACTGGGTGATTAGTAAACAAAGACATAACATATTCTATCATAGGCATTGCAAGGGTAGCACAAATAATGCTTTCCTTATGAATGGAGTCGCAGAGATTGCCTGGTATTGTCCAGGTGGGAAGGAGGACGATACATTTGATGACTGCATTGCATTCACCAATCTTCATGGGGATGCCAGAGAACATGAGCAACAAGTGAAATTCTTAGAAGATTTTTCCTCGgtcattgttgttttatttactgaGCAAGACATAAAGGATAAGAAAGGTAGGGAGCTATTGCAACAATTGCTAAAATCATCAAAATCACTAATCTGCCTCTGTGCAGACAAGGAAAAGTGTCAACCAACTAATGGATCAAAAGttaaaattggaataaaaaacagaaatgaggCAGATATGTTACAAAACATATCAAAAACAATACAATCTTTGCTGGCTACTTCACAGGAAAGACATTCACTTGACAATTGTGTCACTATTGCCAGGAAATATGGATTTGTAGTGGATGAAGACAAAGAACAGTGCAGGCAGGGAAAAGCTAAAGCAGAGATTTTAGTGtcattgttaaaagaaaaagagttAGCCACCATGAAAGAAGCATTTCTTCCATTACAAGGAGATCTCTGGTACAAATGGTGCAAGAAAGATAAAGAAGTTACTCGACTGAAGCAAAACAGTAACATGAGTATTGAGCAACAGCGGAGCAAGATTGAGTATCAAAAAAAGGCAATAAGGGATCAACAACTTGACAGAGCTTTTCCCCTCAATGACTTCATGAGATCTTTTCTGGAGATTCTACATTCCGACAGTCTAGgctcaaaaatgtatttcctcAGATGGTTTAACATGTATTTAGATGACCTTTCTTTAAAAGAACTTTCAGTGCTCTATGAGAAATACCACAATATTTGGTCAAAAATaaaggaggaaaaggaaaaaaaaaaaaagaatgacaagaCTATTCAAGAAATGGAGAGCGAGTTGGAGAAATTATCAGTCGTAATTGAAGTTTCAACATTTGGACTTGAACACATTCTAAGAGAAATTGGACAAATTTATGAAGCTTTAgaaacttttccaaaaaaagatgaaagtttttttacattgccAAAATTTGCTGCTAATCTCATGGTTTCAGGCTATCCACTTGAGTTGATGGATGGTGATGCTGCACATGTACCAATGAGATGGATTGGAGCCATTCTGGATGAGCTGATTGAAATATTAGGAGACAAAAAGCTGTATGTACTCTCTGTATTGGGTGTACAAAGTACTGGAAAATCAACTTTACTCAATGCTATGTTTGGACTTCAGTTTGCAGTAAGCGCTGGTAGATGTACTAGAGGAGCATTTATGCAGCTTATAGAGGTTGATGAAGCACTCAGGCAGGAAATGAACTTTGACTATGTGCTTGTCATAGATACAGAAGGACTGAAAGCTGTAGAACTCTCCAAAAaaacttcacttaaccatgacaATGAACTGGCTACTTTTGTCATAGGTCTGGGTAATCTCACATTAATCAACATTTTTGGGGAAAATCCTTCTGATATGCAAGACATTCTACAGATTGCTGTTCAGGCATTTTTGAGGATGAAGAAAGTTAAGCTACAACCTAGCTGTCTATTTGTTCATCAAAATGTTGGGGAAATAACAGCCAAAGAGAAAAACCTGGAGGGAAGAAGACGTTTCCAAGAGAAACTGGATGAAATGACAATGTGTGCTGCACAGCAAGAGGAATCTGATGTGACATGTTTCAGTGAGGTCATCAAATTTGATGTGAACACACATATCCATTATTTTTCCCATCTCTGGGAAGGTGATCCTCCCATGGCCCCCCCAAATCCGAGCTACAGTCAGAACGTGCAAATGCTAAGACAGATCATACTTAATTCCGGAAGAAACGAAGGGCgacacaatattttaaatatctctACATTCAAAACTCGAGTACAAGATTTGTGGAATGCATTGCTTAATGAGAATTTTGTTTTCAGCTTCAAAAATTCCCTTGAGATCGCTGCATACaacaaagtggaaataaaatatagTCAGTGGACATGGAAATTAAGGGAACATATGTTGACCCTTCAAAGAAAAATCAATAACCAGATTTACAAGAATGAAATAAACCAGGTTGATAGGATGTCTTTGAAAAAGGATTTTGAAGACATTTGCAACACCGTTCTGAAAGAACTGAAGGCATTTTTTGACGATGAAAAGGACCGTGAGATATTAGTTCAATGGAAAGTTCATATTCAAAAAAGAGTGAGTGATGTCAAAGAGGAGCTGATagaggaaatatataaaaaatccaatGAATTAATTAGGTcaaaagaaaacagtaaaactATAAACAAAATGAGTGAAAACTATGAAGATGAAATGTTGAATGAAAGCAGAAAACTGGCTCTTTCTTTACAGGGAAAAAACTTCACTGAAAATGAACTGAATGAGAAATTCAACAAAATGTGGAATTCTCTGATCACTAAAGTAACCAAAGAAAAATTTACTCCTGAACCACCAAAAATAGTCTGTCATTTAGAGAATGTGTTTCTTGAACGGTTCAAAAATGAACCTAATATTGCTGATACGATCAACAGTTCTTCCCAATGGAGTAACCTAATACAGGAATTCTCCCagtacattaaaagaaaaaagaagtggTATGAGTTTTCCGAGAAGCTTTCTGATCATGATAAGTATGCCATACAAGAAACAACAGAGCTTCTAAAAAAGAGGTTGAATAAATATGTAGAAGAAAAGCAGCAGGAAAAACTGGATTACCAGAGTGTTTACTTTCATGAACTTGTGAATATGATATCGTCTGAAATAAACACAAGATTAGCTACATTTAAATTCAAAAAGGAGTTTGCATTGTATGCATCACTGTTCTATTGTCAGAAAGCAGTCTGCCCATTTGCCAAAATTTCAGAAGCTTTTAGAAAAGCAAATGATCCTGTTGTCCACCTGGAAGGTAAGAGAAATGAATTAttagaaagttttaaaatttcttgtgagggaaaaaaacaaattgcatcaCTGGCAGATTTCCTTTGTAGGAAGTTGGAAGATGCCATTCGGCAAGGAGTCTATGACAAATCTGCAATATACTTAGCTGGACAGTTACAGAGTAACCATCAGGCCTTGAATGGTAACAGATCCAAACTGGAGTTCTGTGTACTCAAGTCATTGGCAGAGaagcaaaattttaattattatcgAGTTTATATCCAGGATCCCAAAGAAGCAGTTAGTGTATTCATCAGAGAGTGTGCTGACCAATATTGTAAAGAGAAGGTAAACATGCCAGACATTCTACACATTACCCTGGATGATTTCTATAATGCTACTTTAAAGGCCATCAAGACATCAACTACACGAGTCAAAGACAAACAGGGTGATATCAGTGAATGGCTTAAAGTTTTCTGTTCTTCTCTCAGTGATGTGAAGCTGTCCAGTGATGATCTCAAGAgtgtaaaatatcaaaatataactGACATTGATTTTCTGAAGGAGGCAATGACACAGGCTCTGGAAACTGTGGTGAAAAAACTGAAAGATTCCTTTTCCAGATGTGATCATACCCATCTTGTGAAAATGGTCCATAAAAACCTATTCAATCAGTTTTCTGCCTGGTGCTGGAAGCAGTGTCCTTTCTGTAGTGCTATATGTACAAATACTATTTCTGGGCATGATGGATTGCACAGTGTTAAATTCCATCGTCCTAAAGCTATGAACGGATGGAGCTGGCACAATACAGATCACTTTTCTATAGAAATCTGTTCAAGTTCTGTAGGCAGTGATTTGCAGTTTTACCTGGGTGACAAACTATTTGCTTACAGAAAATACAGCGATGCTGGTGATCCCTATAATACCTGGTCTATTACTCCTGACAATTCATCATTATTATACTGGAAATGGGTGACTTACTTTTTCCAAAGTGACTTTGAAAGACTATATAAATTAAGATTTACAGGCCAGGGGTCAATTCCACGTGAGTGGGCTCATATAACAAAACAGGCAGCAATTGatgaacttgaaaaaaatatgtaa